From Rhizobium favelukesii, the proteins below share one genomic window:
- a CDS encoding diguanylate cyclase domain-containing protein, producing MKQSGNVKPLYRESAHSAEERGALFDYAFEAAPIGVALVSPSGEIVKVNGSLATMLARARDDLTDVPFGHITHPDDLETDMNLFNDVLRGKRDGYRLDKRYLRPDNSVVEACLTVTAMRKPSGEVARLLAMIEDVTEARRIERQLLERAAQLELAMEAVRGGFWHMDLQTKSFETSDRLARYIGGPQAGRMDLNAYLANVHPDDHPAANLTPLLQGEVDKAVAEYRLRTTEGERWMRCDRRLLRDAQGTPFRIIGVVIDFTEEHLRRAELEANADTDVLTGLFNRRGLQKKFDRMSKEKGRLVLTIDLDGFKEVNDSLGHAAGDQVLIETASRLKAAVRPSDAVCRLGGDEFVVVLEGGGEVAERVAGRIVAELAAPIDLKEGVVLVEASVGAAWTNSSTPTLEKMMRHADKCLYEAKAKGKNTAVVCEMTG from the coding sequence TTGAAGCAATCTGGAAACGTTAAGCCGTTGTATCGAGAGTCGGCACATTCGGCGGAGGAGCGCGGTGCTCTTTTCGACTACGCGTTTGAAGCTGCGCCGATCGGCGTTGCGCTGGTTAGTCCTTCTGGGGAGATCGTCAAGGTGAACGGAAGTCTTGCCACCATGCTCGCTCGAGCGCGCGACGATCTGACCGATGTCCCATTTGGCCACATAACGCATCCGGACGATTTGGAAACGGACATGAACCTGTTCAATGATGTCCTCCGTGGAAAGAGGGACGGCTATCGGCTCGATAAGAGATACTTGAGACCGGACAACTCGGTGGTTGAAGCATGCCTGACGGTGACAGCAATGCGGAAACCGTCAGGGGAGGTTGCGCGACTGCTGGCGATGATCGAGGACGTGACGGAGGCTCGCCGGATTGAACGTCAACTCTTGGAACGCGCGGCACAGTTGGAACTCGCCATGGAGGCGGTGAGGGGCGGTTTTTGGCACATGGACCTGCAGACAAAGAGTTTCGAGACGTCGGACCGGCTGGCGCGTTACATCGGCGGACCCCAAGCCGGCCGAATGGACCTGAACGCATACCTCGCCAACGTACACCCAGATGATCATCCTGCTGCCAACCTGACGCCGCTTCTACAAGGGGAGGTCGACAAGGCTGTAGCGGAATATCGCCTTCGAACCACCGAAGGAGAGCGCTGGATGCGTTGCGACAGGCGTCTGCTTCGGGACGCTCAGGGAACACCCTTCCGTATAATTGGCGTGGTGATCGACTTTACTGAAGAACACCTGCGACGCGCCGAACTTGAGGCCAATGCTGACACCGACGTGCTAACAGGACTTTTCAATCGGCGCGGCCTGCAGAAGAAGTTCGATCGCATGAGCAAGGAGAAGGGCCGACTGGTGCTCACGATCGATCTCGATGGCTTCAAGGAGGTCAACGACAGCTTAGGTCATGCCGCCGGCGACCAGGTTCTAATCGAGACGGCCTCGAGATTGAAGGCGGCGGTCCGACCCAGTGATGCCGTATGCCGGTTGGGCGGAGACGAATTTGTCGTTGTTCTCGAAGGTGGCGGTGAAGTCGCTGAGCGAGTTGCAGGTCGTATCGTAGCTGAACTGGCCGCGCCTATCGACTTGAAGGAAGGTGTCGTGCTTGTCGAAGCAAGCGTAGGAGCTGCCTGGACCAACTCCTCCACGCCGACTCTCGAAAAGATGATGAGGCACGCCGACAAGTGTCTCTACGAGGCCAAGGCGAAAGGCAAAAACACGGCAGTGGTTTGCGAAATGACGGGATGA
- a CDS encoding IS91 family transposase, with amino-acid sequence MRPAFEVADIFRRHGGCYRRENAGHLSRGERRVMGAIEACRTPRLGGHVDACDECGTTRISYNSCRNRHCPKCQGIARRGWVAARICDLLPVQYFHVVFTLPPGIAEIAFHNKAVVYALLMRIAAQTLQTVAADPKRLGAEIGIIAVLHTWGQAMTHHPHVHCVIPGGGLSPDKSKWIASRPGFFLPVRVLSRVFRRLFLTALADAFAQRKLRFSNALARLADPTAFTSHLAHARRSEWVVYAKPPFGGPDQVLAYLGRYTHRVAIANSRIVGADDEHVDFRWKDYRRQGHDREKIMRLDPLEFIRRFLLHVLPDGFHRMRHFGFLANSHRRQRIALCRDLLGQRSTSAEQPHCLNPNQGYPFTCPECDRPMRRMKANIRPAQARSSSFRCDTS; translated from the coding sequence TTGCGCCCCGCTTTCGAAGTTGCCGACATCTTTCGGCGACACGGTGGCTGCTACAGGCGAGAGAACGCCGGTCATCTTAGTCGTGGCGAACGACGTGTCATGGGCGCGATCGAAGCTTGCCGCACACCCAGGCTCGGCGGCCATGTCGATGCCTGCGATGAGTGTGGCACGACTCGCATCTCCTATAATTCCTGCCGCAATCGTCACTGCCCGAAGTGCCAGGGCATAGCTCGCAGGGGATGGGTCGCGGCCCGCATCTGCGATCTCTTGCCGGTCCAGTACTTCCATGTGGTCTTCACACTACCGCCTGGCATCGCCGAGATAGCCTTCCACAACAAGGCGGTCGTCTACGCACTGCTGATGCGGATCGCAGCCCAGACGCTGCAGACGGTCGCCGCCGACCCTAAACGGCTGGGTGCCGAGATCGGTATCATCGCCGTGCTTCACACCTGGGGCCAGGCGATGACCCACCATCCCCACGTCCACTGCGTCATACCAGGCGGCGGTCTCTCACCGGATAAGTCAAAGTGGATCGCATCCCGGCCGGGCTTTTTCTTGCCCGTCCGAGTTCTATCGCGTGTCTTCCGGCGGCTCTTTCTGACGGCCCTTGCTGACGCCTTCGCTCAGCGTAAACTTCGCTTCTCCAACGCGCTTGCACGCCTTGCCGACCCCACCGCTTTCACCAGCCATCTCGCGCACGCCCGTCGCAGTGAATGGGTCGTCTACGCCAAGCCGCCGTTTGGCGGACCGGACCAAGTGCTCGCCTATCTCGGCAGATACACCCATCGTGTGGCCATCGCCAACAGTCGTATCGTCGGTGCCGATGACGAGCATGTCGACTTCCGGTGGAAGGACTATCGACGCCAAGGACATGATCGCGAGAAGATCATGCGCCTTGACCCGCTCGAGTTTATCCGGCGCTTCCTTCTCCACGTACTACCCGACGGCTTTCACCGTATGCGTCACTTCGGCTTTCTCGCCAATAGCCATCGCCGGCAACGCATCGCCCTCTGTCGGGACCTGCTGGGCCAGCGGTCGACGTCGGCCGAGCAACCGCATTGCCTCAACCCAAATCAAGGCTACCCCTTCACATGCCCCGAATGTGACCGGCCGATGCGTCGGATGAAGGCCAACATCCGACCCGCTCAAGCACGGTCATCTTCATTCCGATGTGACACATCATGA
- a CDS encoding tyrosine-type recombinase/integrase, translating into MAEISPLRRRMIEDMTVRNLSPATQRSYINAVQKFSRHFGHSPDRLDLEDVRAFQVYLVSGGISWAALNQIVCALRFFYGVTLGQNEIPERIPYARAPRKLPIVLSTDEVVQFLEAVSSLKARVALTCAYGAGLRVSEVCGLSIGDIDSSRMVIHIRHGKGGKARYVMLSPELLGILRSYWRLTRPKTLLFPGRNPDKPIEPTVLHAACRSAVAATGLAKRVTIHTLRHSFATHLLENGTDIRIIQVLLGHAHLSSTAHYTRVSTDTIRSTASPLDRLRLEVTPPVS; encoded by the coding sequence ATGGCCGAGATAAGCCCTCTTCGCCGCCGGATGATCGAGGACATGACGGTCCGCAATCTGTCTCCGGCCACCCAACGATCCTATATCAATGCCGTCCAGAAGTTCAGCCGCCATTTCGGCCACTCGCCGGATCGGCTTGATCTTGAAGATGTCCGCGCGTTCCAAGTCTACCTTGTCTCAGGTGGAATATCCTGGGCGGCATTGAACCAGATCGTCTGCGCGCTGCGGTTTTTTTATGGGGTCACGCTCGGTCAGAATGAGATCCCGGAGCGCATCCCCTATGCCCGCGCACCGCGGAAGCTACCTATCGTTCTGTCGACGGACGAGGTAGTCCAATTCCTGGAAGCTGTCTCCAGCCTGAAGGCGCGTGTGGCACTAACCTGCGCCTATGGAGCCGGTCTCAGGGTCTCGGAAGTCTGCGGACTAAGCATCGGTGATATCGACAGCTCGCGCATGGTGATTCATATCCGCCATGGCAAGGGCGGCAAAGCCCGCTACGTCATGCTGTCGCCGGAACTGCTCGGCATCCTACGCAGCTATTGGCGCTTGACGAGGCCCAAGACGCTGCTCTTTCCCGGACGCAATCCTGACAAGCCGATCGAGCCGACGGTGTTGCATGCCGCTTGTCGTTCGGCGGTTGCAGCAACGGGACTGGCCAAGCGGGTCACCATCCATACATTGCGGCACAGTTTTGCCACCCACTTGCTGGAGAACGGCACCGATATTCGTATTATCCAAGTACTGCTCGGTCATGCACACCTGTCGAGCACGGCACATTACACGCGGGTTTCCACCGACACGATCCGCTCCACGGCAAGCCCGCTCGACCGATTGCGACTGGAGGTGACGCCGCCGGTATCATAA
- a CDS encoding DUF3303 domain-containing protein, with protein MKYMISWFERPQGSPAEYENAQKRILEVFTQWKAPANFKIELFVVRVGEWGGHMLVDCDDPLAVHKACSTWPAFEFQARPVIAVEDAVRVEQEAIAWRDGLKPT; from the coding sequence ATGAAGTACATGATCAGTTGGTTCGAACGTCCGCAGGGATCGCCTGCGGAGTACGAGAATGCCCAGAAGCGGATACTGGAGGTTTTCACTCAATGGAAAGCGCCGGCCAATTTCAAGATCGAGTTGTTCGTTGTGCGAGTGGGCGAATGGGGTGGGCATATGTTGGTGGACTGCGACGATCCGTTGGCCGTTCATAAGGCATGCTCGACCTGGCCCGCTTTTGAATTCCAGGCACGACCCGTGATTGCCGTCGAGGACGCTGTCCGGGTCGAGCAAGAAGCGATTGCTTGGCGCGATGGACTCAAACCTACGTGA
- a CDS encoding helix-turn-helix domain-containing protein: protein MPSIDRQRRNSEIDREIGERLRQLRQMRGMTQTTLGKAVNVTFQQMQKYERGFNRIAAFLQIHELSGRDNG from the coding sequence ATGCCAAGTATCGACCGTCAGCGCCGCAATTCGGAAATCGATAGGGAGATTGGCGAGCGCCTCCGGCAGCTTCGACAGATGCGCGGGATGACGCAGACGACGCTTGGGAAAGCTGTGAATGTGACGTTTCAACAGATGCAAAAGTACGAAAGAGGGTTCAACCGGATCGCCGCGTTTCTGCAGATCCATGAGCTGTCGGGGCGCGACAATGGGTGA
- a CDS encoding ISNCY family transposase codes for MRQERTVQSNIFDLFAEHEIGRELKAMSQWLDEHRDLLGLVAQDLRRHGVKETGREGLPAEAVLRCALLKQHRQLSYEELAFHLEDSASFRAFARLPWGCSPKKSVLHKTISAIRAGTFEAINRVLLTSARQDKVERGKVVRIDSTVTSALMHEPSDSSLLWDCVRVMVRLLQQAASLGSAILWHDHCRAAKKRSRAIQFTRGRPKRVQHYRALLRITRTTLSYLEQAAAQLPLAAGPAVERWQAQVRHYKPLIERIIAQTERRVLAGEAVPAGDKLVSLFEPHADIIVKGSRDVEYGHKINLTTGTSGLILDLVVEAGNPADSERLLPMLERHIGIWGEPPRQAAADGGYASRENLSGAKAWGVRDMAFHKKCGLKIEDMVKSRWVYRKLRNFRAGIEAGISCLKRAYGLGRCTWRGLDHFKTYVWSSVVAYNLALFARLRSN; via the coding sequence ATGCGCCAAGAACGCACCGTCCAATCCAATATATTCGATCTTTTCGCCGAACACGAGATCGGCCGCGAGCTGAAAGCCATGTCGCAATGGCTGGATGAGCATCGTGATCTGCTCGGGCTGGTAGCGCAGGACCTGCGCCGCCACGGCGTCAAGGAGACCGGCCGCGAGGGCCTGCCGGCGGAGGCCGTGCTGCGTTGCGCCCTGCTCAAACAACACCGTCAGTTGAGTTATGAGGAGCTGGCCTTTCATCTGGAAGATTCCGCCTCGTTCCGGGCTTTTGCCCGGCTGCCATGGGGGTGCAGCCCGAAGAAGTCGGTCTTGCACAAGACGATCAGCGCGATCCGGGCCGGGACCTTTGAAGCGATCAATCGCGTGCTGTTGACAAGCGCCCGGCAGGACAAGGTGGAACGCGGCAAGGTCGTGCGCATCGACAGCACCGTCACTTCGGCGCTGATGCACGAACCGAGCGACAGCAGTCTTTTGTGGGACTGCGTGCGGGTGATGGTGCGGCTGTTGCAGCAGGCGGCTTCCTTGGGCAGCGCCATCTTATGGCACGATCACTGCCGCGCGGCGAAGAAGCGATCCCGGGCGATCCAATTTACCCGCGGTCGTCCGAAACGAGTTCAGCACTATCGCGCGCTGCTCAGGATCACGCGCACCACCTTGAGCTATCTCGAACAGGCGGCGGCGCAGCTGCCCTTGGCGGCGGGCCCGGCGGTCGAACGCTGGCAGGCCCAAGTCCGCCACTATAAGCCGCTGATCGAACGGATCATCGCCCAGACCGAGCGGCGGGTCCTGGCCGGCGAGGCGGTGCCGGCTGGCGACAAGCTGGTCAGTTTGTTCGAGCCGCATGCCGACATCATCGTCAAAGGCAGCCGCGACGTCGAGTATGGCCATAAGATCAATTTGACCACCGGCACAAGCGGGCTGATCCTCGACCTCGTCGTCGAAGCCGGCAACCCGGCCGACAGCGAGCGCTTGCTGCCGATGCTGGAGCGTCACATTGGCATCTGGGGCGAGCCGCCACGGCAGGCCGCCGCCGACGGCGGCTATGCCAGCCGCGAAAATCTGAGCGGAGCCAAGGCCTGGGGCGTGCGAGACATGGCCTTCCACAAGAAGTGCGGCCTCAAGATCGAAGACATGGTCAAAAGCCGTTGGGTCTATCGCAAGCTACGCAACTTCCGCGCCGGCATCGAGGCCGGCATCTCCTGCCTCAAACGCGCCTACGGCTTGGGGCGCTGCACCTGGCGTGGGCTCGACCACTTCAAGACTTATGTCTGGTCCTCGGTGGTCGCTTACAATCTCGCCCTCTTCGCCCGCCTCAGATCGAACTGA
- a CDS encoding YybH family protein, with protein sequence MSNETKVNIEEEAIIAMLTMRASALGEKDAKGALSYETGDSVEFSLAPPLVYHGKDEAGLQAWFNTWEGPIGGDVCDAKLTVGGDVAFWSGLTRMTGTKTDGTEVDLWFRQTLGLVKRDGRWMVSHQHASVPFAMDGTGRALLDLKP encoded by the coding sequence ATGAGCAACGAAACCAAAGTCAATATCGAAGAAGAGGCGATTATCGCCATGCTAACGATGCGCGCTTCCGCGCTCGGCGAAAAAGATGCCAAGGGCGCACTTTCCTACGAAACCGGGGATTCCGTCGAGTTTTCGCTAGCACCGCCGCTCGTCTATCACGGCAAGGACGAGGCAGGCCTGCAGGCGTGGTTCAATACCTGGGAAGGTCCGATCGGTGGCGATGTTTGCGATGCCAAGCTAACGGTCGGCGGAGATGTTGCTTTCTGGAGTGGTCTGACGCGCATGACGGGAACTAAAACTGACGGCACCGAGGTCGATCTTTGGTTTCGTCAAACCCTTGGCCTGGTGAAGCGCGATGGCCGCTGGATGGTGTCCCACCAACATGCATCCGTGCCCTTCGCCATGGATGGAACCGGTCGCGCTCTGCTCGATCTCAAACCTTAA
- a CDS encoding nucleotidyl transferase AbiEii/AbiGii toxin family protein: protein MFGFAEIQVVSFADLYAGKIMAALVRQHPRDLFDIRDLLAAEGISEAIRQAFCRLSDQPRQAHC, encoded by the coding sequence ATGTTCGGCTTCGCGGAAATCCAGGTCGTATCGTTCGCCGACTTGTACGCAGGAAAAATCATGGCGGCTCTGGTTAGGCAGCATCCGCGCGACCTGTTCGACATACGGGATTTGTTAGCGGCCGAAGGGATAAGCGAAGCCATTCGCCAGGCCTTTTGTCGTTTATCTGATCAGCCACGGCAGGCCCATTGCTGA
- a CDS encoding glucoamylase family protein: MIEVLTAPNMEAAPSDQDFARLQFSSVLYYLHCTNPDNGLVRDKTQDGAPASIAAIGMALATIPIVVERGVIIREFAAKIARRRLEFLLQCHQGPEPDASGYKGFFYHFLDIETGRRVWECELSTIDSAFLFAGALTVATYFDGETAEETKIRQLAMSLYQRADWNWARDQGATLTHGWRPESGFIPYRWRGYDEGLLLYILGLGSPSYPLPPESYAAYTESYEWRNIFGRELLYSGPLFTHQLSHMWIDFRGIRDEFMCEHNSDYFQNSRQAAFVQQEYAIRNPMDFEGYGEHCWGFTASDGPGWQTAEIDGVRRDFFDYIARGAPFGPDDGTVSPWVVVASLPFAPEIVIPTVRNFASMNLGMTRLYGFKPSFNQTFKDGNSPTGWWISPYHFGIDQGPVALMIENYRTGFLWNLMRNCEPVVRGLRRAGFTGGWL, encoded by the coding sequence ATGATTGAGGTGTTGACTGCGCCAAACATGGAGGCCGCGCCGAGCGACCAGGACTTTGCGCGATTGCAGTTCTCGTCGGTGCTCTACTACCTGCATTGTACGAACCCCGATAACGGGTTGGTTCGCGACAAGACGCAAGATGGCGCACCGGCGAGCATCGCGGCCATCGGCATGGCACTCGCCACCATTCCAATCGTCGTCGAGCGTGGCGTCATCATTCGCGAGTTTGCGGCCAAGATTGCCCGGCGGCGGCTCGAATTTCTGCTGCAATGTCACCAAGGACCGGAGCCGGACGCCTCCGGCTATAAGGGCTTCTTCTATCATTTTCTCGACATCGAGACGGGACGCCGGGTGTGGGAATGCGAGCTGTCGACGATCGACTCGGCCTTTCTTTTTGCCGGCGCGCTGACGGTCGCCACCTATTTTGACGGGGAGACGGCTGAAGAAACGAAGATCAGGCAACTTGCGATGTCGCTGTACCAGCGAGCAGACTGGAATTGGGCGCGTGACCAGGGTGCGACGCTGACGCACGGCTGGCGACCGGAGAGCGGCTTCATTCCTTACCGCTGGCGCGGTTATGACGAAGGCCTACTTCTCTACATACTGGGGCTTGGATCGCCGTCGTATCCGCTGCCGCCGGAAAGCTATGCGGCTTACACTGAAAGCTACGAATGGCGGAACATCTTCGGGCGCGAACTGCTCTATTCCGGTCCGCTCTTCACGCATCAGCTGTCGCATATGTGGATCGATTTTCGCGGCATCCGCGACGAATTCATGTGCGAGCATAACAGCGACTATTTCCAGAACAGCCGGCAAGCGGCCTTCGTCCAGCAGGAATATGCGATCCGAAATCCTATGGATTTCGAGGGCTATGGCGAGCATTGCTGGGGATTTACCGCGAGCGATGGTCCCGGCTGGCAGACAGCGGAGATCGACGGGGTGCGCCGCGATTTCTTCGACTACATCGCCCGCGGCGCTCCGTTCGGGCCGGATGACGGCACCGTATCGCCCTGGGTTGTCGTGGCATCCCTGCCTTTTGCGCCCGAGATCGTCATTCCAACCGTCCGTAATTTCGCGAGCATGAATCTTGGGATGACGCGGCTTTACGGCTTCAAGCCATCGTTCAATCAGACGTTCAAGGATGGAAACAGTCCAACTGGCTGGTGGATCAGCCCTTACCATTTCGGGATCGATCAGGGGCCGGTGGCGCTGATGATCGAGAATTATCGCACCGGCTTCCTATGGAATCTGATGCGCAATTGCGAACCTGTCGTCAGGGGGTTGCGCCGCGCCGGCTTTACCGGCGGATGGCTGTAG
- a CDS encoding phosphoketolase family protein — MTNAALSTDSYQTKTAPLGADELRLMDAYWRASNYLSVGQIYLLDNPLLKEPLKREHIKPRLLGHWGTSPGLNMLYVHLNRVIKRDDLNMIYVIGPGHGGPSLVAHAYLEGTYSEVYPNIGQDAEGMKGLFKQFSFPGGIPSHVAPETPGSIHEGGELGYALSHAYGAAFDNPDLIVACVVGDGEAETGPLATGWHGNKFLNPARDGCVLPILHLNGYKIANPCFLARIPEHELRKFFEGMGYAPLFVEGHDPDKVQQQLAAAMDTAVAEIKRIWTEAREKGNLKRPAWPMIVFRTPKGWTCPSEIDGKKCEDYWRSHQVPMGDMDKPKHIEILQHWMQTYKPGELFDDDGKLRAEFASLAPAGNRRMSDNPHANGGLLLRDLKMPDFRDYAVSVPSPGATTTESARVMGKFLRDVMKLNLNSNNFRLFSPDENNSNRWQDVLEVTNRCYMAEIYPEDDHLSPDGRIMEVLSEHQCQGWLEGYLLTGRHGFFSCYEAFIHIIDSMFNQHAKWLKVCNHIPWRRPIGSLNYFLSSHVWRQDHNGFSHQDPGFIDHVVNKKAEVIRVYLPADANTLLSVTDHCLRSRNYVNVVVAGKQPAPQWLTMDQAVKHCAEGLGIWEWASNDRGSEPDVVMACCGDVPTLETLAAVQLIREHMPELKVRVINVVNLMKLQPSSEHPHGLSDRDFDALFTKDKPIIFAFHGYPWLIHRLTYRRTNHGNLHVRGYKEEGTTTTPFDMVVLNQLDRFHLVEDVIDRLPQLGSRAAYFKQAIREKLIEHRQYIEKHGDDMPEITGWKWGVQGQPARTHRTSTEGDNT; from the coding sequence ATGACCAATGCAGCTCTTTCAACTGACAGCTATCAGACAAAGACCGCTCCGCTTGGGGCAGACGAACTCCGCTTGATGGACGCCTACTGGCGCGCGTCGAACTATCTTTCGGTCGGACAGATTTATCTGCTTGATAATCCGCTCCTGAAGGAACCTCTCAAGCGGGAGCACATCAAGCCAAGGCTGCTTGGCCACTGGGGAACGTCGCCCGGCTTGAACATGCTTTATGTGCATTTGAACCGCGTGATCAAGCGCGACGACCTCAACATGATCTACGTGATCGGGCCGGGCCATGGCGGCCCGTCGCTGGTCGCACATGCCTATCTGGAAGGGACCTACAGCGAAGTCTACCCGAATATCGGCCAAGACGCCGAGGGGATGAAGGGACTGTTCAAGCAATTCAGCTTTCCCGGCGGCATTCCGAGCCACGTCGCTCCCGAAACGCCGGGAAGCATCCACGAAGGCGGCGAACTGGGCTATGCCTTGAGCCATGCCTATGGCGCGGCCTTTGACAATCCCGATCTGATCGTTGCCTGTGTGGTCGGCGACGGGGAGGCGGAAACCGGTCCGCTTGCGACGGGATGGCATGGCAATAAGTTTCTCAATCCCGCCCGTGACGGATGCGTGCTGCCGATCCTGCATCTCAACGGATACAAGATCGCCAATCCATGCTTCCTCGCCCGCATCCCAGAGCACGAATTGCGGAAATTCTTCGAGGGGATGGGTTATGCGCCGCTTTTCGTGGAGGGGCACGATCCCGACAAGGTGCAGCAGCAGCTGGCGGCAGCGATGGATACAGCCGTCGCAGAGATCAAGCGGATCTGGACGGAGGCTCGCGAGAAGGGCAATCTGAAACGCCCAGCGTGGCCGATGATCGTTTTCCGCACGCCAAAGGGCTGGACCTGCCCGAGCGAAATCGACGGCAAGAAATGCGAGGATTACTGGCGGTCGCACCAGGTCCCGATGGGCGACATGGACAAGCCGAAGCATATCGAAATCCTTCAGCATTGGATGCAGACCTACAAGCCTGGAGAGCTCTTCGATGACGACGGCAAGCTGCGCGCCGAGTTCGCCTCGCTAGCCCCGGCCGGGAATCGCCGGATGAGTGACAATCCGCACGCAAATGGTGGCTTGCTGCTCCGTGACCTGAAGATGCCGGATTTCCGCGACTACGCCGTTTCCGTGCCGAGCCCGGGAGCGACGACGACCGAATCCGCCCGGGTCATGGGCAAGTTTCTGCGCGACGTCATGAAGCTGAACCTGAACAGCAACAACTTCCGGCTGTTCAGTCCCGACGAGAACAACTCGAACCGCTGGCAGGATGTGCTCGAGGTCACCAATCGCTGCTACATGGCGGAAATCTATCCCGAGGATGATCACCTGTCGCCCGACGGGCGCATCATGGAGGTTCTGAGCGAGCATCAATGCCAAGGCTGGCTGGAGGGTTATCTGCTGACGGGACGGCACGGCTTCTTTTCCTGCTACGAAGCCTTCATCCACATCATCGACTCGATGTTTAACCAGCACGCCAAATGGCTGAAGGTCTGCAACCACATCCCGTGGAGGCGGCCCATTGGATCGCTCAACTATTTCCTGAGCTCGCATGTCTGGCGACAGGATCACAATGGCTTCAGCCACCAGGATCCGGGTTTCATCGACCATGTCGTCAACAAGAAGGCAGAGGTGATCCGCGTCTATCTCCCGGCGGACGCGAATACGCTGCTTTCGGTCACCGATCATTGCCTGCGCAGCCGCAATTATGTGAACGTCGTCGTGGCTGGAAAGCAACCGGCGCCGCAGTGGCTGACCATGGATCAGGCGGTTAAGCACTGCGCCGAAGGTCTCGGCATCTGGGAGTGGGCGAGCAACGATCGGGGCTCGGAACCCGATGTGGTGATGGCGTGCTGTGGCGACGTGCCAACGCTGGAGACGCTGGCGGCGGTGCAATTGATCCGCGAACATATGCCGGAGTTGAAGGTGCGCGTCATCAACGTCGTCAACCTCATGAAGTTGCAGCCATCAAGCGAGCACCCTCATGGGCTTTCCGACCGCGATTTCGATGCGCTCTTCACCAAGGACAAGCCGATCATCTTTGCGTTCCATGGATATCCCTGGCTGATCCACCGACTGACCTACCGGCGCACCAACCACGGCAATCTACACGTGCGCGGATACAAGGAGGAGGGGACGACCACGACGCCCTTCGACATGGTCGTTCTGAACCAGCTCGATCGCTTCCACCTTGTCGAAGACGTCATCGATCGGTTGCCGCAACTCGGGTCCCGCGCCGCCTACTTCAAGCAAGCGATCCGCGAGAAGCTGATCGAGCACCGGCAATACATTGAAAAACACGGCGACGACATGCCCGAAATCACCGGTTGGAAGTGGGGTGTCCAGGGGCAGCCAGCAAGAACGCATAGGACGTCGACGGAAGGCGACAATACCTAA